GTCCCACAGGAGGAGTCTTGCGTCGTCTGTTCACCGGTCTCACGGCCGTCACGCTCATCGTCACCGCGACGGCATGCGGGTCGTCGGACGGTTCCGGTTCGCCGGAGGGCACCTCGCCGTCCGGCGGTACCACCACTCTCAAGGTCGGCATCATCCCCATCGTCGATGTCGCACCCCTCTATCTCGGTCAGCGCAAGGGCTTCTTCAGCGAGCGCGGGCTCAAGCTGTCCCTGACCCTCGCGCAGGGCGGCGCGGCAATCGTGCCGGGTGTCGTCAGCGGGCAGTTCCAGTTCGGCTTCAGCAACGTGACCTCACTGATGCTCGCCCAGGCCGGCAACGTGCCCGTCAAGGCTGTCGCCAACGGCATCGCGTCGACCGGCGTGGCGGGCAAGGACTTCAGCGCCCTCACCGTGAAGAAGGACAGCCCGATCAGGTCGGCGAAGGACCTCGAAGGCAAGAAGGTCGCCGTCAACACCCTGAAGAACATCAACGAGACCTCGGTGCGCGAGTCGGTGCGCAAGGCGGGCGGCGACCCGGACAAGGTGACGTTCGTCGAGCTCGCCTTCGACCAGATGCCCGCCGCCCTCGACGCCGGACAGATCGACGCGGCCCAGGTGGTCGAGCCGGCCCTCGCGACGGTCAAGAGCCAGGGCGGCCGTGAGATCGCCTGGCCACTGGTGGACGTCGCACCGGACTGCACCGTCGCGATGTACTTCACCTCGACCCAGTACGCCCGGAAGAACCCGGAGTTGGTGAGGAAGTTCCAGGAGGCCACCGCCGAGTCCCTCGCGTACGCCGACGCCCACCCGGACGAGGCCCGCCAGGCCGTCACGACGTACACCAAGATCCCGGCGGACGTGCTGGCGAAGGTGACCCTGCCGAAGTGGCCGGCCGAGGCGAACCGTGCCTCGATCGAGGCACTGGAGAAGCTGGGCGAGGCGGACGGTCTGTTCAAGCAGTCCCC
The DNA window shown above is from Streptomyces sp. NBC_01451 and carries:
- a CDS encoding ABC transporter substrate-binding protein yields the protein MRRLFTGLTAVTLIVTATACGSSDGSGSPEGTSPSGGTTTLKVGIIPIVDVAPLYLGQRKGFFSERGLKLSLTLAQGGAAIVPGVVSGQFQFGFSNVTSLMLAQAGNVPVKAVANGIASTGVAGKDFSALTVKKDSPIRSAKDLEGKKVAVNTLKNINETSVRESVRKAGGDPDKVTFVELAFDQMPAALDAGQIDAAQVVEPALATVKSQGGREIAWPLVDVAPDCTVAMYFTSTQYARKNPELVRKFQEATAESLAYADAHPDEARQAVTTYTKIPADVLAKVTLPKWPAEANRASIEALEKLGEADGLFKQSPDLDELLP